From Homalodisca vitripennis isolate AUS2020 chromosome 1, UT_GWSS_2.1, whole genome shotgun sequence, the proteins below share one genomic window:
- the LOC124363446 gene encoding uncharacterized protein LOC124363446 — MSHRAKRQVNRSDDCPVPTKRRKGRPPALEEEETSSMDPGWTPRPNTDLKISSIYNRSATEAPAELFRKDLISAMKLPDSEPLSNDEYWTISDQWKQEWERGVQVPVNPDSLPGPSVTVISPNHRGLHDFRLPKNKYIRITKDENFRLEEHYLSNMPAKAEKACSYDLDDCDIAWLRIVNGERASMGLQPIREDQLERVIEELEIRCWDKVQTIVKQEEGLGIEFDENVICDVCRSPDSEEGNEMVFCDCCNICVHQACYGITAIPAGSWLCRTCALGLRPECVLCPNKGGAMKCTRSGHKWAHVSCALWIPEVSIGCVERMEPITKISSIPQSRWALICVLCRERVGACIQCSVKTCKTAYHVTCAFKHGLEMRAIIEDENADDGVKLRSYCQKHSVTSKKDKSGSGSEEDECKKKKRKDMTSEEKNQARAAKLQEIEAEFQKHVSPGDVSHHCEVDAEGVVCIYSYWVLKRRAAYNKPLLAPRSEDVDLLTKQQEQADLDKMRMFVQLRQDLERVRNLCYMVSRREKLSRSFFRLREQTFHRQVSVLTEPSYTLSSTELTAVKEANHGPSIYDRLYSHANAPELSTDFDTVLARIAGIASPTPEDKGKLDLNGLVKSNKSENPYKKMYFNGGVVRRRSLYGSMSSGSETDHKNRYKMDIDSAISSGDDRKPKIVTTPVKKNSILNKEKKLSKKRVVSQAIIDSSTEDEISTKPKSTKSKWESPRSKSLRQMEKELTDKSGPSDDSDEIISVKPSSKKDSHKISGIYSDSDSEPSGQDDDTAPSDSQQLVMRTKAAMKEFSAGSSQHGKGKRTRKLSTRSLKGEKKEEDKVDSSADEYQKEKEDLKSIKKKNSKESTPSELIVPQRQAAKKATESMRGTQIKSKPDLPTADQETLPKEVVVSVQVDETKSKPSKPKSKDSKHRLDGKLPNDIYEFEKEGCDSLEFPAYVPQRQAAKKAAEHIKSGRVPVAQKQPLTPDADIENKTKPSDVIKSKKEIDAVKPKKELQNDKIVKQPVKSPEKKIQRTPKSSVSSPSSSSSSSSDSCTSSSSSESEDGDMVLKKGADKKIFDQPSQNKLPRRDSQDKKTKVSEKKSNIIKKPDTPFLNKGQHSAESSTSSTSSSESENESPARRKLSPSPRKSTDAVLQRKLSEFKSQDQQKRDDSSSKLAAASKKFRKTPDKKLKTSDGRPELQLQQPPIEREESTRSKDKHSIRERKSRSRSSDRFRQFETKHGDNTHKGHSSVTSSKNRSRSSSPQYDEKPGMERTSRSPQKKDLSKQDRRERKSSDFSEHSPTRRKDESSEEVGRKEKIKSQHITTESRKTDKKVNLRSDKKLEESKDSSFEKEPVEHRPDEVSKNVISKKIVDSVFEKQDKICFSKNERDIAFAEKVLEERFSSVSNTIITQNTTIDKIISPVTESIQSDKYGGKTNERNRDHQKHSPKTQNRYKEETYKENRDDSSEISETSDSDASEPVKKDSSEFLNKQDVVKGNNNIMKIDAYTEKKSKHQSVSQTQLTDQSSKQIPNRMSQSKNKELDELETKNFSEGINKLDDMNNGDRNSKHVGIEPSPASEQEIKEESSPVRRNSNCDINVHESLITRVSANIQHDLTSKHNSTYESERNNDAQVSDFQVVEVDVEPKKITSRTSSLSAPAYQQRSIFSPQQPTKDAAVADLFDFGNDMLAVDETVNDDGFGLPRNSDEILRTQPLTFNFGSDFFFKEDSKEDSARETLNLVEKLRIEYAKKTNISEPSEPMTPGSELPPTHSEIIEESKQESIEEPIPEPPTPAPATIDTNDSLKPAEVECSIDVMKSTAEHQTNIEMSVEHNSIIEGGHEEKHEIPPYHQADPYGYQPCGMTIDVDKVPGREKVDRSNSAQADERWVPPSGLPPHHYEPIPSPYTDMHGRNKWADSEVLPSRHSSSSSASSSSSSSHREDVDPGKREDFQLPPPTPSLIPELVQYPGLHTMPYGPCALPDGQPFHPYSEASPFVAPVSMFPPACPQIPFPSASLYPPHFPGPYPGPHGMMPKVSDDTIHIPPTPCTAAFTSSSHNMALTAAMVSPNPPLTPMTPSIHEPPMTPAPFPESCRQLQPPESPIQNTETFNHLPQSIQTEEVNPPPPPLPPPPPPPPPPKQAAGKKSPAKPTRSSARVIQQQKSPAKSPGISPRQSEVPKTPSRVRDTGRGGRGGRGSRGGVTRGRGRGRGRGRGQVHQHYHHPDPNTIHSKLVGTVYDFDFDDDIDNSLENLRAMRERRRSTDVHERKSSDSSFLSRDSSSSPKFTSPLQNSKLRSNYSADVRDLRPPSPISEIPNHNEEEISPVDQPRVESFPDVVQPLLPGPVDMRTYNSSYEPASSSLYHNNLIGAFTTNSATDHQDYVMDDLEHLGQLEQASVNRSIVEAKNNAEIPANVDSQNDGSLSANKGSLSDSRNQLKVKIKGPFLDANYTSTVVPATQPVLPPTVPDSNITAIPASVSATGTSNLRRMRKKELLRQYWTQENMDEPVVATAIGQTAPPIAAPPMSRAVITIPKAVASMTSIPTREDYKCYNAGMDTSSEKRRRKEKPINDIEAIEDDNERRNSSVPSASESSQPFKRRGRQPRAPTVVTPKLKIKIGGSSIDSNVISVPSNDEKKNLRERPPKKRLSSVPMPSVEELKRESMKFRKMVMADFDEEEKQKNKEISGVRKKKKGTEVPQIKVIADGTPKLIIRFGKRSEDSGSAQSQQTTVVPSENSPTNPPPASRTSECSELDKVRTSKITPIRLKLSRCEEGYVMKEPLPSSEETPPAVQAPAASSLPLSQDCEVR, encoded by the exons TCCCTACAAAGAGGCGTAAGGGCCGTCCACCGGCGTTGGAGGAAGAGGAGACGTCCTCCATGGATCCCGGATGGACACCCAGGCCCAACACTGACCTCAAGATATCTAGCATCTACAACCGCAGCGCCACGGAAGCTCCAGCTGAG CTGTTTCGAAAGGACCTTATTAGTGCCATGAAACTGCCGGACAGCGAGCCTCTGTCAAATGACGAGTACTGGACCATCTCAGACCAGTGGAAACAGGAGTGGGAGCGCGGTGTGCAAGTGCCGGTCAACCCTGATTCTCTGCCCGGGCCGTCTGTAACTGTAATCAGCCCCAACCATCGTGGCCTCCATGATTTCCGGCT ACCGAAGAACAAATACATCCGCATCACTAAAGATGAAAACTTCCGCCTAGAGGAACATTACCTGTCAAACATGCCAGCAAAGGCGGAGAAGGCTTGCTCCTATGATTTAGACGACTGTGATATTGCTTGGCTTCGGATAGTAAACGGGGAGCGAGCCTCTATGG GTCTCCAGCCAATCAGAGAGGACCAATTGGAAAGGGTTATAGAGGAACTTGAGATCCGCTGTTGGGATAAGGTACAAACTATTGTCAAACAAGAAGAAGGTCTTGGCATTGAATTTGACGAGAACGTTATCTGTGATGTTTGTCGCTCG CCTGACTCGGAGGAGGGGAATGAGATGGTGTTTTGCGACTGCTGCAACATCTGTGTGCACCAGGCTTGCTACGGCATCACCGCCATCCCTGCTGGCTCCTGGCTGTGCCGGACCTGTGCGCTGGGACTTAGGCCCGAGTGCGTGCTCTGTCCCAACAAAGGGGGGGCTATGAAGTGCACGCGCTCAGGCCATAAGTGGGCACACGTGTCCTGCGCGCTATGGATACCAGAAGTCAGCATCGGATGTGTGGAACGGATGGAACCCATCACCAAGATCTCCAGCATACCG CAAAGTCGGTGGGCGCTAATCTGTGTGCTATGTCGGGAGCGAGTTGGGGCATGTATACAATGTTCTGTCAAGACTTGCAAGACAGCCTACCACGTCACCTGTGCGTTCAAGCACGGCCTCGAGATGCGGGCCATCATTGAGGACGAAAACGCTGATGACGGAGTTAAATTAAGA TCTTATTGTCAGAAGCATAGTGTGACGAGTAAGAAGGACAAGAGTGGTTCTGGATCTGAGGAGGATGAGTGTAAAAAGAAGAAAAGGAAAGACATGACGTCGGAAGAGAAGAATCAGGCGAGAGCAGCCAA GCTTCAGGAGATAGAAGCAGAGTTTCAAAAACATGTGAGCCCTGGAGATGTGAGTCATCACTGCGAGGTGGACGCGGAAGGTGTGGTGTGTATCTACAGCTACTGGGTGCTCAAGCGTCGTGCAGCGTACAATAAGCCACTGCTAGCTCCACGCTCTGAGGATGTAGACTTGCTGACCAAGCAACAGGAGCAAGCGGACCTCGACAAGATGAGGATGTTCGTCCAGTTACGCCAAGACTTGGAGAgg gtcCGTAACCTATGTTACATGGTAAGCAGGAGAGAGAAACTATCAAGATCGTTCTTCCGGCTTCGTGAGCAGACATTCCATAGGCAAGTGTCAGTCCTAACAGAACCAAGTTACACTTTAAGCAGCACGGAGTTAACAGCAGTGAAAGAAGCGAATCACGGCCCTTCCATTTATGATAGGCTCTACTCCCACGCTAATGCTCCTGAGCTTAGCACAGACTTCGACACCGTCCTTGCCAGGATTGCTGGCATTGCTTCCCCCACTCCAGAAGACAAAGGGAAACTCGATCTCAACGGATTGGTCAAATCAAACAAAAGTGAAAATCCTTATAAGAAAATGTACTTCAATGGCGGAGTTGTCCGTCGAAGAAGTCTTTATGGAAGCATGTCAAGTGGAAGTGAAACAGACCATAAAAACAGGTATAAGATGGACATTGACAGTGCTATATCGAGTGGAGATGACAGAAAACCAAAAATAGTAACAACACCTGtaaagaaaaattcaattttgaacaAAGAGAAGAAACTAAGCAAGAAGAGAGTTGTATCACAAGCAATTATAGATTCATCCACTGAGGACGAAATCAGTACAAAACCAAAATCTACAAAATCCAAGTGGGAATCACCAAGAAGCAAATCCTTAAGGCAAATGGAGAAAGAACTCACAGATAAATCTGGTCCGAGTGATGACAGTGATGAAATCATTTCAGTGAAACCATCCTCCAAGAAAGATTCTCATAAGATTAGTGGTATATATTCAGACAGTGATTCAGAACCCTCGGGCCAAGATGATGATACAGCACCAAGTGACTCTCAACAACTTGTCATGCGTACCAAAGCAGCCATGAAAGAGTTTTCTGCTGGTAGTAGTCAACATGGAAAAGGAAAACGAACCAGGAAGTTGAGTACGAGATCTCTTAAGGGTGAGAAGAAGGAAGAAGATAAGGTTGACAGCTCAGCAGATGAATATCAGAAAGAGAAAGAAgatctaaaaagtattaaaaagaagaaTTCAAAAGAATCCACACCCTCAGAACTTATTGTTCCACAAAGACAAGCAGCTAAGAAAGCTACAGAAAGTATGCGGGGCACACAGATTAAGTCTAAACCAGATCTACCAACAGCAGATCAAGAAACTCTCCCTAAAGAGGTTGTTGTATCTGTACAGGTTGATGAAACAAAATCTAAACCAAGCAAGCCAAAAAGCAAAGATTCAAAGCATAGACTGGATGGTAAGTTACCAAATGACatatatgaatttgaaaaagaagGTTGTGATAGTTTGGAGTTTCCTGCATACGTACCACAGCGGCAAGCAGCTAAGAAGGCAGCTGAGCATATCAAGAGTGGAAGAGTCCCAGTTGCTCAAAAACAACCACTTACTCCTGATGCcgatattgaaaataaaacgaaGCCATCtgatgtaataaaaagtaaaaaagaaatagaTGCAGTGAAACCCAAGAAAGAACttcaaaatgacaaaattgtTAAACAACCTGTTAAATCTCCAGAAAAGAAAATTCAGAGAACACCAAAGTCATCAGTTTCTTCGCCATCCTCATCAAGTAGTTCTTCATCTGATTCTTGTACGTCTTCTTCAAGCTCTGAAAGTGAAGATGGTGATATGGTTCTTAAAAAAGGTGctgataagaaaatatttgatcAACCTTCTCAAAATAAACTTCCCAGAAGAGATAGTCAAGATAAAAAGACAAAGGTCTCTGAAAAGAAAAGCAACATCATTAAAAAACCGGATACGCCCTTTCTTAACAAGGGACAGCATTCCGCAGAGAGTAGCACTTCTTCCACCAGTAGTTCAGAATCAGAGAATGAATCACCTGCAAGGAGAAAACTTTCTCCCTCTCCAAGAAAATCAACGGATGCTGTCCTGCAAAGAAAACTCTCGGAGTTCAAAAGTCAAGATCAGCAGAAAAGGGATGATTCCTCATCCAAGTTGGCTGCTGCCTCTAAGAAATTCAGGAAGACGCCCGATAAGAAGCTTAAAACTTCCGACGGGCGGCCTGAACTTCAACTTCAGCAGCCGCCTATTGAAAGAGAGGAATCAACCCGATCCAAAGACAAACATTCAATACGAGAAAGGAAGAGCAGATCACGTTCAAGTGATAGATTCAGACAATTTGAAACCAAGCATGGAGATAATACTCACAAAGGTCATTCCTCAGTTACCAGTTCTAAGAATCGCAGCAGATCGAGCTCACCCCAATATGATGAAAAACCTGGAATGGAAAGGACTTCTCGATCGCCACAAAAGAAAGATTTATCCAAACAAGATAGAAGGGAGAGAAAATCTAGTGACTTCTCAGAACACAGTCCAACCAGGAGAAAAGATGAATCTTCTGAAGAAGTCGGCAGAAAAGAGAAAATCAAGTCCCAACACATTACAACTGAGAGCCGGAAAACTGATAAGAAGGTAAATTTAAGAAGTGATAAAAAATTAGAAGAATCAAAGGATAGTTCTTTTGAAAAGGAACCAGTTGAGCATAGACCAGACGAAGTGtcgaaaaatgtaatttcaaagaaaatagTTGATAGTGTCTTTGAAAAGCAAGATAAAATTTGCTTTTCCAAAAATGAAAGGGATATTGCTTTTGCTGAAAAAGTTTTAGAAGAAAGGTTTTCTTCTGTAAGTAATACAATTATCACCCAAAATACAACTATTGATAAGATCATTTCACCAGTTACTGAATCAATACAATCCGATAAATATGGAGGGAAAACTAATGAGAGAAATAGAGATCATCAAAAACATTCTCCAAAAACCCAAAATAGATATAAGGAAGAAACTTATAAAGAAAATCGTGATGATAGTTCTGAAATTTCAGAAACATCTGATTCTGATGCTTCAGAACCCGTCAAAAAGGATAGcagtgaatttttaaataaacaagatgTTGTAAagggtaataataatattatgaaaattgatGCTTACACTGAGAAAAAGAGCAAACATCAAAGTGTCTCTCAAACACAACTAACTGATCAAAGTTCAAAACAAATACCAAACAGAATGAGTCAATCCAAAAACAAAGAACTTGATGAATTAGAAACCAAAAACTTTTCTGAAGGTATCAACAAACTAGATGATATGAATAATGGAGATAGAAATTCAAAACATGTAGGAATAGAACCTTCTCCAGCTTCAGAACAGGAAATAAAAGAAGAAAGTTCCCCAGTTAGAAGAAATAGTAATTGTGATATAAATGTTCATGAATCGCTAATTACTAGAGTCTCTGCTAACATCCAGCATGATTTAACATCCAAACACAATAGCACTTATGAAAGTGAAAGAAATAATGATGCTCAAGTTAGTGACTTTCAAGTTGTTGAGGTTGATGTGGAGCCCAAGAAAATTACTTCCAGAACATCTTCTTTGTCAGCACCTGCATATCAGCAGCGCTCAATATTCTCGCCTCAACAACCTACCAAAGATGCTGCTGTTGCAGATCTTTTTGATTTTGGTAATGACATGTTGGCTGTAGACGAAACTGTTAATGATGATGGTTTTGGTTTACCAAGAAACTCTGATGAAATTTTAAGAACTCAGcctcttacatttaattttgGAAGTGACTTTTTCTTTAAAGAAGATTCTAAAGAAGATAGTGCTCGTGAGACCCTAAATTTAGTTGAGAAATTGCGAATAGAATATGCAAAGAAAACCAATATCTCTGAGCCTTCAGAACCAATGACTCCTGGATCAGAACTTCCTCCAACTCATTCTGAAATAATTGAAGAATCTAAACAAGAATCAATAGAAGAACCTATACCTGAACCACCAACACCAGCACCTGCAACTATTGATACCAATGATTCGCTGAAACCAGCAGAAGTAGAGTGCTCTATTGATGTTATGAAATCAACAGCAGAACATCAAACTAATATTGAAATGTCTGTGGAACACAATAGTATAATTGAAGGAGGTCATGAAGAAAAGCATGAAATACCACCATACCATCAGGCAGATCCATATGGCTATCAGCCATGTGGGATGACAATAGATGTTGACAAAGTACCTGGAAGGGAGAAGGTGGATAGAAGCAATAGTGCACAAGCGGATGAGAGATGGGTTCCACCTAGTGGCTTACCTCCGCATCATTATGAGCCCATACCATCACCTTATACAGATATGCATGGAAGAAATAAATGGGCAGATAGTGAAGTTCTTCCATCAAGACATTCTTCTTCATCTTCAGCATCTTCTTCTTCATCCTCATCTCACCGTGAAGATGTTGATCCTGGAAAAAGGGAAGATTTCCAGCTTCCTCCCCCTACCCCCAGCCTCATCCCTGAATTAGTGCAGTATCCAGGACTCCATACAATGCCTTATGGGCCATGTGCTCTACCAGATGGTCAGCCTTTTCACCCTTACTCTGAAGCATCACCGTTTGTTGCACCAGTAAGCATGTTTCCACCTGCCTGCCCTCAGATACCTTTCCCCTCTGCTAGCTTATATCCTCCACATTTCCCTGGACCTTATCCAGGTCCACATGGAATGATGCCTAAGGTGTCTGATGATACTATCCATATACCTCCAACACCATGCACTGCAGCATTTACATCTTCATCACATAATATGGCTCTTACTGCTGCAATGGTTTCTCCGAATCCACCCCTGACACCTATGACACCCTCAATTCATGAACCCCCAATGACTCCAGCACCATTTCCTGAATCATGTCGACAGCTTCAGCCTCCAGAGTCTCCTATTCAGAATACAGAAACCTTCAATCATTTACCTCAAAGCATTCAGACTGAAGAAGTTAACCCACCTCCTCCTCCTttaccaccaccaccaccacctcctcctcctcccaaACAAGCAGCCGGGAAAAAATCTCCTGCAAAACCAACAAGATCTTCTGCCAGAGTTATCCAACAACAAAAATCTCCAGCCAAATCACCTGGAATTTCTCCTCGTCAATCAGAGGTCCCAAAAACACCATCTAGAGTTAGAGATACTGGAAGGGGAGGACGAGGAGGAAGGGGTAGCAGAGGAGGAGTTACAAGAGGCAGGGGGAGAGGGAGAGGGCGAGGTAGAGGTCAAGTTCATCAACATTATCATCATCCAGATCCAAACACAATACACAGTAAATTAGTGGGTACAGTttatgattttgattttgatgatGATATTGATAATAGTTTGGAAAACTTGAGGGCCATGCGTGAACGCAGGCGTTCAACTGATGTTCACGAAAGAAAATCATCGGACAGCTCATTTTTATCTAGAGATTCATCATCTTCACCAAAATTCACAAGTcctcttcaaaattcaaaattgaggTCTAACTATTCAGCTGATGTTAGGGATCTCCGGCCTCCATCACCAATCAGTGAAATCCCGAATCACAATGAAGAAGAAATATCACCAGTCGACCAACCGAGGGTTGAAAGCTTCCCAGATGTTGTTCAACCTTTGTTACCTGGACCTGTTGACATGAGAACCTATAACAGTTCTTATGAACCAGCTAGCAGCAGCTTATACCACAACAATCTGATAGGTGCTTTCACTACAAACTCTGCAACAGATCATCAGGATTATGTAATGGATGACTTGGAACATCTTGGCCAGCTCGAACAAGCTTCAGTAAACAGATCAATAGTAGAGGCTAAGAATAATGCTGAAATTCCAGCAAATGTTGATTCCCAAAATGATGGCAGTCTGTCTGCTAACAAGGGTTCATTAAGTGACTCACGTAACCAGCTGAAAGTTAAAATTAAGGGACCTTTCTTGGATGCGAATTATACTTCCACAGTTGTACCAGCTACTCAGCCTGTTCTACCACCAACAGTTCCAGACTCAAATATAACAGCAATACCAGCTTCTGTAAGTGCCACAGGAACATCAAACTTAAGACGAATGCGCAAAAAAGAACTGTTGAGACAGTACTGGACTCAAGAGAATATGGATGAACCTGTTGTAGCTACAGCGATAGGCCAGACTGCTCCCCCTATAGCTGCACCACCCATGAGCAGAGCTGTGATCACGATACCTAAGGCAGTAGCTTCCATGACGAGTATACCTACTCGTGAGGATTATAAATGTTACAACGCAGGGATGGATACTTCCAGTGAAAAAAGACGTCGCAAAGAAAAACCAATCAATGATATAGAGGCTATAGAAGATGACAATGAGAGGAGAAACAGCAGTGTTCCTTCTGCTTCAGAATCATCCCAACCATTTAAAAGAAGAGGCAGACAACCCCGTGCGCCTACGGTTGTCACACCAAAACTGAAGATCAAAATAGGAGGCAGCTCTATAGACTCCAATGTAATATCTGTACCTAGCAACGATGAGAAGAAGAACTTAAGAGAACGTCCACCAAAGAAAAGATTGAGTAGTGTCCCGATGCCTTCTGTAGAAGAACTCAAGAGAGAAAGCATGAAATTTAGGAAAATGGTTATGGCTGACTTTGATGAAGAAGAGAAACAGAAAAATAAGGAGATTTCAGGAGTTCGTAAAAAGAAAAAGGGTACAGAAGTACCACAGATCAAAGTGATCGCCGACGGAACACCTAAACTGATCATTAGGTTTGGTAAACGTAGTGAAGACAGTGGTAGTGCACAGTCACAACAGACAACAGTGGTCCCCAGTGAAAACTCCCCCACAAACCCACCCCCAGCTTCAAGAACTAGTGAGTGTTCTGAACTAGATAAAGTACGGACGTCCAAAATAACGCCAATTAGGTTAAAACTTTCCCGGTGTGAAGAAGGTTATGTGATGAAAGAGCCTTTACCTAGTAGTGAAGAGACTCCACCCGCAGTCCAGGCTCCGGCGGCCAGCTCATTACCTCTTAGTCAAGATTGCGAGGTCAGGTGA